The following coding sequences lie in one Rutidosis leptorrhynchoides isolate AG116_Rl617_1_P2 chromosome 4, CSIRO_AGI_Rlap_v1, whole genome shotgun sequence genomic window:
- the LOC139845623 gene encoding uncharacterized protein, which produces MEATGEAKLGSILDAIKPPRLEDAGLEDCALPPDSIQEAFLKAATSVRSRMFHNSDDESEEECVNDPWPANGSSGDKLAGITTEADPPGTCVPKKGGELPDVIGDDVVVGGREGMPDKVVGPEVPDEAEKSCVDGLQGLKIGEKKDGVGKKTETNTKSSEDEDEDEDDQRQVLAEVCI; this is translated from the coding sequence ATGGAAGCCACTGGTGAAGCGAAATTAGGTAGCATATTGGATGCAATTAAGCCTCCGCGTCTTGAAGACGCAGGTCTCGAGGACTGCGCACTTCCACCAGACTCCATACAAGAAGCTTTCCTGAAGGCTGCAACTTCCGTGCGGTCACGTATGTTTCACAATTCAGATGACGAATCAGAAGAAGAATGTGTTAACGACCCGTGGCCCGCAAATGGATCTTCAGGAGATAAACTCGCGGGGATCACAACTGAGGCTGATCCTCCAGGCACTTGTGTACCTAAAAAAGGCGGTGAATTGCCGGATGTGATTGGAGACGATGTGGTCGTGGGTGGTAGGGAGGGTATGCCGGATAAGGTGGTGGGACCCGAGGTACCAGATGAGGCTGAGAAATCGTGTGTTGATGGATTACAAGGGTTAAAGATAGGAGAGAAAAAGGATGGTGTAGGTAAGAAAACTGAAACTAATACAAAATCTAGtgaggatgaagatgaagatgaagatgatcaaAGGCAAGTGTTGGCTGAAGTTTGTATATGA
- the LOC139845624 gene encoding glyoxylate/hydroxypyruvate/pyruvate reductase 2KGR-like encodes MSKQTRIMEPIGVLLTSPTNSYLEQELDKRFNLFRLWNVPNKLEFLKQNSGSIRAVAVNPNVPTDREFIESLPALEIVSSFSVGLDKIDLEYCKEKGIRVTNTPDVLTDDVADLAIGLILTTLRRICECDRYVKAGLWKKGDFRLTTKFSGKKVGIIGLGRIGTAIAKRAESFNCPISYYSRSEKPGSNYKYFPSVLELASDCQILVVACPLTEETRHIINREVLNALGPSGYLINIGRGPHVDERELVSALVEGRIAGAGLDVFENEPHVPEELFGPDNVVLLPHVGSGTVETRHAMADLVIGNIEAHFNKKPLLTPVV; translated from the exons ATGTCCAAGCAAACTCGAATCATGGAACCGATCGGTGTGCTGTTGACATCACCTACGAACTCGTACCTGGAACAAGAACTCGATAAGCGGTTCAACCTTTTCCGCTTGTGGAACGTCCCTAATAAACTCGAATTTTTGAAACAAAATTCCGGTTCCATCCGTGCTGTTGCTGTAAACCCGAACGTGCCTACTGATCGAGAATTCATTGAATCGTTGCCAGCTCTTGAGATCGTGTCGAGTTTCAGCGTAGGGTTAGACAAAATTGATTTGGAGTACTGTAAAGAGAAAGGGATTAGAGTTACTAATACACCTGATGTATTAACTGATGATGTTGCTGACCTGGCAATCGGATTGATATTAACCACGTTGAGACGGATTTGTGAGTGTGATCGGTATGTTAAAGCTGGTTTATGGAAGAAAGGTGACTTCAGATTGACAACTAAG TTTAGTGGCAAAAAAGTTGGAATCATCGGTTTGGGTAGAATCGGTACAGCAATTGCTAAGAGAGCTGAATCATTTAACTGTCCCATTAGTTATTACTCCAGATCAGAGAAACCAGGATCGAACTACAAGTACTTTCCCAGTGTCCTCGAATTGGCTTCTGATTGTCAAATTCTCGTTGTGGCTTGTCCCTTAACAGAAGAAACCAGACACATTATTAATCGTGAAGTCTTGAATGCGTTGGGTCCCAGTGGCTATCTTATTAACATTGGCAGGGGCCCACATGTAGATGAACGGGAATTGGTGTCTGCACTTGTTGAAGGCAGGATAGCTGGTGCAGGTCTTGATGTGTTTGAGAATGAACCACATGTGCCTGAGGAGCTGTTTGGGCCTGATAATGTAGTCCTGTTGCCGCATGTTGGGAGTGGCACTGTCGAAACCCGACATGCGATGGCTGATCTTGTGATTGGGAACATAGAGGCTCACTTTAACAAGAAGCCACTGTTAACTCCGGTTGTTTGA